A region from the Leptospira venezuelensis genome encodes:
- a CDS encoding efflux RND transporter permease subunit, protein MNFAELSIKRPIFITCTVLIILVSGYLSLNKLGVDLFPNVTIPVVTVTVPYPGAAPNEIETLIAKPVEDELSTISGVKRIRSTCSEGSGTIILEFTLETDVKYAEQQVRDKVSAVKPKLPNDIKEPIIRRIDPADQPIIILALNANLSEAQIYDIANEEIKQNLLTAKDVGNITIYGGRKREIHVALDRQKLKQHMIPASVVSNRLASGGTNIPAGKVSKADSELVYRTINEFKSPQEIRDTPISLFGNEVPVKIGQLGEVVDTLEDESTRAYFNGKKAVFLLVFKQSGSNTVAVAQEVKKRIEDLNKELARREGGAVLSIANDNSIQIDDNIYDVKETIIIGIALTIVVVLLFLGSVRSTIITGLALPNSLLGAFILMAVAGFTVNVMTLLALSLAVGLLIDDAIVVRENIFRHREMGKTAREASTEGTKEVTLAVIATTMTVIAVFLPIAFVSGVVGQFLREFGLTVCFALLISLYDALTIAPMLSAYFGGKISGSHAQGAHGHSSPEFLSVPTEGKKKKKNNETTTLEEIAFSKIRAQEAPKGIISRVFSALFELLKLVFGFLGRILSPVEKGLDSILSGFNVFQTWLENIYASVLKFTLKRPVFILSSAVLIFVASLMLTKYIPKTFLPAQDQGKFQVTLDMPPGTSVQKMAEIAQEAYKEISSHKEVKLVAMFNTNRTATMFVEMIPAKERNMNTSQFKDLLRKELESFSYANPIVKDIDNVGGGQRPFTLVVSGQNGKVVEEYSRKLFEKLRESKALLDVDTSYRAGAPEFRVVPDRQREVLLGIPGTVIGSELRTLVEGTTPAVYRENGVEYDIRVRLKEGQRDLKDNFYNSFVPNFNNMMIPIQNVARAEETTGLATINRMNRNQSVEIYADVNPDGPGMGGAMEEVAKLTQTELPLPPGVRIGYTGQAENFKEMGTSLGIAMGLGVLFIYMVLASLYESFITPIAIMLVLPLALCGAFIALFLTQKSLDIFSMIGLIMLIGVATKNSILLVDFTNQLIQRGVEMKEAIIEAGRERLRPILMTSFALIAGMAPIAIGLNEASKQRTSMGVAIIGGLISSTVLTLVVVPAAFSYIEKLNNLVRRNSPDPDAR, encoded by the coding sequence ATGAATTTTGCAGAACTATCGATCAAACGACCGATATTTATTACCTGTACGGTTCTCATCATTCTTGTTTCGGGATATCTTTCCCTGAACAAGTTGGGTGTGGACCTTTTTCCTAACGTAACTATTCCGGTAGTCACAGTAACTGTGCCTTATCCTGGAGCAGCGCCTAACGAGATCGAAACTCTGATCGCAAAACCTGTGGAAGATGAACTTTCTACTATCTCCGGAGTGAAAAGGATCCGTTCTACTTGTAGCGAAGGTTCCGGTACTATCATCCTTGAATTTACCTTGGAAACCGATGTGAAATACGCGGAACAACAGGTAAGGGATAAGGTTTCTGCGGTAAAACCTAAATTACCGAATGATATCAAAGAGCCTATCATCAGAAGGATAGACCCTGCCGATCAGCCAATCATTATTCTTGCACTGAATGCAAACTTGAGTGAAGCGCAGATCTATGATATCGCAAACGAAGAGATTAAACAAAACCTCTTAACCGCTAAGGATGTTGGAAATATTACCATTTATGGCGGACGTAAAAGAGAGATCCATGTTGCATTAGATAGACAAAAATTAAAACAACATATGATCCCTGCTTCCGTGGTTTCCAATCGTTTGGCCTCCGGTGGAACAAATATACCTGCGGGTAAAGTAAGTAAGGCGGATTCAGAGTTAGTTTACAGAACTATAAACGAATTCAAATCTCCGCAAGAGATCAGAGACACTCCAATTTCCTTATTCGGGAATGAAGTTCCTGTCAAGATCGGACAATTGGGAGAAGTAGTAGATACTCTGGAGGATGAGAGCACTCGCGCGTATTTTAATGGTAAGAAGGCAGTCTTCTTGCTGGTATTCAAACAATCAGGATCGAATACTGTCGCTGTTGCGCAAGAAGTGAAGAAACGAATTGAGGATCTAAACAAGGAACTCGCAAGAAGAGAAGGCGGCGCAGTTCTTTCGATCGCAAACGATAACTCCATTCAGATTGATGATAATATCTACGATGTAAAAGAAACAATCATCATTGGTATCGCGCTCACTATCGTAGTGGTGCTTCTGTTCTTAGGAAGTGTAAGATCTACGATCATTACTGGACTTGCGTTACCTAACTCACTTTTAGGCGCGTTCATTTTAATGGCGGTTGCTGGATTTACAGTAAACGTAATGACACTTCTTGCATTGAGCTTGGCCGTGGGACTTCTCATCGACGATGCAATTGTGGTCAGGGAAAATATTTTCCGACATAGAGAGATGGGTAAAACTGCAAGAGAAGCTTCTACAGAAGGTACTAAGGAAGTAACATTAGCGGTAATCGCGACCACTATGACAGTGATCGCTGTATTCTTACCGATTGCGTTTGTAAGTGGTGTAGTCGGACAGTTCTTAAGAGAATTTGGACTAACAGTTTGTTTTGCTCTTTTAATCTCTCTTTATGACGCACTTACGATCGCTCCAATGCTATCTGCTTATTTTGGTGGAAAAATTTCTGGATCACATGCGCAAGGAGCTCATGGACATTCCTCTCCAGAGTTCTTAAGTGTTCCTACAGAGGGAAAGAAAAAGAAGAAGAATAATGAAACCACTACCTTGGAAGAGATTGCGTTCTCTAAGATCAGGGCGCAAGAGGCTCCGAAAGGAATCATTTCCAGAGTGTTCTCTGCATTATTCGAACTCTTGAAGCTTGTATTCGGGTTCTTAGGAAGAATTCTTTCTCCTGTTGAGAAGGGATTGGATTCGATCTTATCTGGATTTAACGTATTCCAAACTTGGTTAGAAAATATTTACGCAAGCGTTCTAAAGTTTACCTTAAAACGTCCAGTGTTCATATTAAGCAGTGCGGTTTTGATCTTCGTTGCTAGTTTGATGCTGACCAAGTATATTCCGAAAACATTCTTACCTGCTCAGGACCAAGGAAAATTCCAAGTCACTTTGGACATGCCTCCTGGAACTTCCGTGCAAAAAATGGCGGAGATCGCTCAAGAAGCATATAAAGAGATATCTTCTCATAAAGAAGTTAAATTGGTAGCTATGTTCAATACAAACAGGACAGCGACTATGTTCGTGGAGATGATCCCAGCGAAAGAAAGGAACATGAACACTTCTCAGTTCAAAGACCTTCTTCGTAAAGAATTGGAATCATTCTCTTATGCGAATCCTATCGTTAAAGATATAGATAACGTGGGTGGAGGACAAAGACCTTTCACTCTGGTCGTAAGCGGACAGAACGGAAAAGTTGTAGAAGAATATTCCAGAAAACTTTTCGAAAAATTAAGAGAATCTAAAGCACTTCTGGACGTGGACACAAGTTATAGAGCTGGTGCACCTGAATTCAGAGTCGTACCAGACCGTCAAAGAGAAGTTCTGCTTGGAATTCCGGGAACTGTGATCGGATCCGAATTAAGAACATTGGTAGAAGGAACTACTCCTGCAGTCTATCGAGAGAACGGAGTGGAATACGATATTCGTGTTCGATTAAAAGAAGGCCAGAGAGATTTGAAGGATAACTTTTATAATTCTTTCGTTCCTAACTTTAACAACATGATGATCCCGATCCAAAACGTTGCTAGAGCAGAAGAGACAACTGGTCTTGCTACTATCAACCGTATGAACAGAAACCAATCAGTGGAGATCTATGCAGATGTAAATCCGGATGGACCAGGTATGGGTGGAGCAATGGAAGAAGTAGCAAAACTTACTCAAACAGAATTGCCGCTTCCTCCGGGAGTTCGTATCGGATATACCGGACAGGCCGAGAACTTTAAGGAGATGGGAACTTCTCTCGGGATAGCAATGGGACTTGGTGTGTTATTCATCTATATGGTTCTTGCTTCCTTGTATGAAAGTTTTATCACACCTATTGCGATCATGTTGGTTCTCCCACTGGCACTTTGCGGAGCGTTTATCGCTCTATTCTTAACCCAAAAATCCTTGGATATATTCTCCATGATCGGGCTAATCATGCTCATCGGGGTGGCCACCAAGAACTCGATCTTACTCGTGGACTTCACGAACCAGCTCATACAAAGAGGTGTGGAAATGAAAGAAGCGATTATAGAAGCAGGAAGAGAACGTCTTCGTCCTATCCTAATGACTTCATTCGCTTTGATCGCGGGTATGGCTCCTATCGCGATTGGACTAAACGAAGCATCCAAACAAAGGACAAGTATGGGGGTCGCGATCATAGGCGGATTGATCTCTTCTACCGTTCTTACGTTAGTAGTGGTTCCGGCTGCATTCTCCTATATAGAGAAGTTGAACAATCTGGTCCGTAGAAATTCTCCGGATCCGGATGCGCGATAA
- a CDS encoding TetR/AcrR family transcriptional regulator, whose product MNFTEKKNRLRVLLGASRVFQRKGYAKTRMEDLVEESKIGKKTLYEYYSNKEEVLKAAAEYRQTKAAFKLKRIRNNRALDFSKRFVKMSKELLDVCKPGHFALWKELQDQIPEIWRMVKAKRVQLIDTEIESLLEEGKKLGEFRADLRPDLFIMALIACSDAIYKWEQSPTERRANISELDNIFLYGIIRRGKETLKSSLD is encoded by the coding sequence ATGAACTTCACCGAGAAAAAAAATCGGCTCCGAGTTTTACTCGGGGCATCTCGGGTCTTTCAACGAAAAGGTTATGCGAAAACTAGAATGGAGGACTTGGTAGAAGAGTCCAAAATCGGAAAAAAGACCTTATACGAATATTATTCGAATAAAGAAGAAGTTTTAAAGGCTGCTGCAGAGTATCGCCAAACCAAAGCCGCCTTTAAGCTTAAAAGAATTCGAAATAATAGGGCTCTAGACTTCTCTAAACGATTTGTGAAGATGAGCAAGGAACTATTGGATGTTTGTAAGCCAGGCCATTTCGCATTATGGAAGGAATTGCAGGATCAAATTCCCGAAATATGGAGAATGGTGAAGGCCAAAAGAGTCCAATTAATAGATACTGAAATTGAAAGCTTATTGGAAGAGGGGAAAAAATTAGGAGAATTCAGAGCGGACTTAAGGCCCGACTTGTTCATCATGGCATTAATCGCCTGTTCAGATGCGATTTACAAGTGGGAACAAAGCCCGACCGAGCGTCGGGCCAATATATCCGAACTGGACAATATTTTTCTTTATGGCATAATACGCAGAGGAAAGGAGACGTTAAAATCGTCTTTAGATTGA
- a CDS encoding TetR/AcrR family transcriptional regulator yields the protein MHSAVEQELTQEKDEVRERIFEKSFELFLRYGFAKTRMEEIARTLRISRKTLYKHFANKHELLKEVMTDKHLRIHGRIEGIFQDPDKSIKEKIQSMRGCLSSEIPHGMNEFLREIRDQAPDIWKQIQSLKEKNINRTMRKMIETGIKNGEIRSDVNPDIVLLIHSAASEAMFDPNFLAQTPYSIRDLVQELDNIIFYGIVKREDI from the coding sequence GTGCACAGCGCCGTGGAACAAGAACTAACCCAAGAGAAGGACGAAGTCCGAGAGAGAATATTCGAAAAATCGTTCGAGCTATTTTTACGATACGGTTTTGCGAAAACTCGAATGGAAGAGATCGCTCGAACTCTTAGGATCAGTCGTAAAACACTTTATAAACACTTCGCCAATAAGCATGAATTGTTAAAAGAAGTGATGACTGATAAACATCTCAGAATTCACGGCAGGATCGAAGGTATCTTCCAAGACCCTGACAAATCCATTAAAGAAAAGATCCAATCAATGAGAGGTTGCCTCTCTTCCGAAATCCCTCACGGAATGAATGAATTTTTAAGAGAGATCCGAGACCAAGCACCGGATATTTGGAAACAAATCCAGTCTCTTAAAGAAAAAAATATCAACAGAACAATGAGAAAGATGATCGAGACTGGCATCAAGAACGGTGAAATTCGCTCTGATGTAAATCCTGATATCGTACTTCTCATTCACTCTGCAGCATCGGAAGCAATGTTCGATCCGAACTTCTTAGCACAGACTCCATATTCGATCCGAGATCTGGTCCAAGAGCTGGACAATATTATCTTTTACGGGATCGTAAAAAGAGAAGATATCTAA
- the leuA2 gene encoding 2-isopropylmalate synthase LeuA2: MIIPGQGLKTPPVSPFFMDVTLRDGNQALRKPWNLEEKEIIFKRLVKLGVQGIEVGFASASKQDFDACSYLASLAPENVAISSLSRAVEKEIDLSWEAIRKAPRPRIHIVYPISDFTIRNVLGISEKEVKENIIRSVSYARKLAGNYGEVQFSGEHFGDSLENMDFAVEAFQAALDAGADVVNLPNTVERYRPCLFVAMVRKVAESLPGGSKISVHTHNDLGMATATTVESFFAGATQLETALNGLGERAGNTNTYEVAIALHNCGVKVDLDLQTIYETSRIVSRMSGVPIPEKAPLIGEDVVAHRSGIHQDGVSKTKDMKKGAYRAFDANLIGRPEGDRIAFTSQSGKSAIYEILMQSGISVSKEEASKLQPILKSISENSGGGELSIEEIKTELGKLRLLEAH; encoded by the coding sequence ATGATCATACCCGGTCAGGGTTTGAAAACTCCTCCCGTCTCTCCATTCTTTATGGATGTTACATTAAGAGATGGTAACCAAGCATTACGTAAACCTTGGAACTTGGAAGAAAAAGAGATTATATTCAAGAGACTTGTAAAGTTAGGAGTGCAAGGGATAGAAGTTGGGTTTGCTTCCGCAAGTAAACAGGACTTTGACGCGTGCTCTTATCTTGCTTCTTTAGCTCCGGAGAATGTTGCGATCTCCAGTCTTTCGCGAGCCGTGGAGAAGGAGATAGATCTTTCTTGGGAAGCGATCCGAAAGGCACCTCGCCCAAGAATTCATATCGTTTATCCGATCAGTGATTTTACGATTAGGAATGTACTAGGAATTTCCGAAAAAGAAGTTAAAGAAAATATAATACGATCAGTCTCATATGCGCGAAAATTGGCAGGGAATTACGGAGAAGTCCAATTCTCCGGAGAACATTTCGGAGATTCTTTGGAGAATATGGACTTTGCAGTGGAAGCTTTTCAGGCCGCATTGGATGCAGGTGCTGATGTTGTAAATCTTCCGAATACAGTGGAAAGATACAGACCTTGCTTGTTTGTAGCAATGGTCCGAAAAGTTGCAGAGTCATTGCCTGGAGGAAGTAAAATTTCAGTCCACACTCATAATGATTTGGGAATGGCAACCGCCACCACTGTGGAAAGTTTTTTTGCAGGAGCCACTCAATTAGAAACTGCGTTAAACGGTTTGGGAGAAAGAGCTGGAAACACAAATACGTATGAGGTTGCAATTGCTCTTCACAATTGTGGCGTCAAAGTAGATTTGGATCTTCAGACAATTTATGAAACTTCCAGGATCGTTTCTCGGATGTCAGGAGTTCCAATCCCAGAGAAAGCTCCTTTGATCGGGGAAGATGTTGTCGCTCATAGAAGCGGGATTCACCAAGACGGAGTTTCTAAAACAAAAGACATGAAGAAGGGAGCTTATAGAGCTTTCGATGCAAATCTGATCGGAAGACCGGAAGGAGATAGAATCGCCTTTACAAGCCAATCAGGAAAATCGGCAATTTATGAAATTCTAATGCAATCTGGAATTTCCGTCTCCAAAGAAGAAGCTTCCAAATTGCAGCCTATTTTGAAATCCATCTCTGAGAATTCCGGAGGAGGAGAATTGTCCATCGAGGAGATCAAAACTGAATTGGGGAAATTGAGATTATTAGAAGCGCATTAG
- a CDS encoding tetratricopeptide repeat protein has product MDPRLKTALDYLKKGDSYSAKSVLISWTESEPNNPNSFFHLGMCLSQLGEMTPAESALQECIRLEPAHVQAWVGLGVLFARKKDKPKAEFHLSKALELDDNDVFAKKNLAAVYTGASKFDRALDLLKDLPESELSDSPTLYALAICYVRTNRFEEARETFHKLEIVGIPDQVKKEYLQLKQLLEEKQFEQGGIWSFLKKEEDI; this is encoded by the coding sequence ATGGATCCAAGACTGAAAACCGCATTGGACTATCTGAAAAAAGGGGACTCGTATTCCGCTAAGTCCGTACTCATCTCTTGGACAGAGTCTGAACCGAATAATCCTAACTCATTCTTTCATTTAGGAATGTGCCTCTCTCAATTGGGCGAAATGACTCCCGCAGAATCCGCGCTGCAAGAATGTATTCGTTTGGAACCCGCGCATGTACAAGCCTGGGTGGGACTTGGAGTTTTATTTGCCCGAAAAAAGGATAAACCCAAGGCAGAGTTCCATCTTTCCAAGGCATTGGAGTTAGACGATAACGATGTATTTGCGAAAAAAAATTTAGCAGCAGTTTATACAGGAGCTTCTAAATTTGATCGCGCATTAGATCTTCTTAAGGATCTTCCGGAATCTGAACTATCGGATTCCCCTACTCTATACGCATTAGCGATTTGTTATGTAAGAACAAATCGTTTCGAAGAAGCTAGAGAAACTTTCCATAAATTAGAGATCGTAGGAATTCCTGACCAAGTCAAAAAAGAATATCTTCAACTCAAACAATTGTTGGAAGAGAAACAATTCGAACAAGGCGGCATCTGGAGTTTTCTGAAAAAAGAAGAGGATATCTGA
- a CDS encoding phage holin family protein, producing MYRLLFSILLQSLVVVFVFPLIDSGFRVSDRVWDVIVIVLFFGFLNFVLRWFLVLVTFGVGYLVYLLTLGIAGLVVNAIVLFWIANIFPDKIFVPGFWAAFWGGAILTLANYVAKRESQEEYSRSDRKKKKSH from the coding sequence ATGTACAGACTTCTTTTTTCCATTTTACTACAATCCTTGGTAGTAGTATTCGTTTTTCCTCTCATTGATTCGGGATTTCGCGTCAGCGATCGTGTTTGGGACGTTATAGTTATCGTTCTATTCTTCGGTTTCCTAAATTTCGTTTTACGATGGTTTTTGGTCCTAGTCACCTTTGGTGTAGGATATCTGGTTTATCTTCTGACTTTGGGAATTGCTGGACTTGTTGTGAATGCAATCGTTCTCTTCTGGATTGCAAATATATTTCCTGACAAAATATTCGTGCCTGGCTTTTGGGCTGCTTTCTGGGGAGGAGCTATTCTCACCTTGGCAAACTATGTAGCCAAAAGGGAAAGTCAGGAAGAATATTCCAGATCAGATCGTAAAAAGAAAAAGTCCCATTAA
- the epsC gene encoding serine O-acetyltransferase EpsC, with protein sequence MIREIQAIFKNDPAARGMEFILYPGLHSILMHKYIAYPLYKIRLKFLARFISQFNRFLTGIEIHPGAKIGSGLFIDHGMGIVIGGTAEIGDDCVLFHGVTLGGTGNHQGKRHPTIGNNVLIGARATVLGPVHIGNNVKIGAEAVVIDHDIPDNCTVVGAPGKIVRLKGKKVKISLKKTKIV encoded by the coding sequence ATGATTCGAGAGATCCAAGCAATTTTTAAAAATGATCCTGCCGCTAGGGGAATGGAATTTATACTTTATCCAGGTTTACATTCCATTCTGATGCACAAGTATATTGCATATCCTTTATATAAGATAAGATTAAAATTCTTGGCGCGATTTATTTCCCAGTTTAATCGTTTTCTAACAGGAATTGAAATCCATCCAGGTGCAAAAATAGGGAGTGGGTTATTTATAGACCATGGAATGGGTATCGTTATTGGCGGGACTGCAGAGATAGGAGATGATTGTGTCTTATTTCATGGAGTTACTCTAGGTGGGACAGGAAATCACCAGGGGAAACGTCACCCCACAATAGGGAATAATGTGCTAATCGGTGCCCGGGCAACGGTTTTAGGCCCGGTGCATATAGGCAATAATGTGAAGATAGGTGCGGAAGCTGTGGTCATTGATCATGATATACCGGATAATTGTACAGTGGTGGGCGCTCCAGGAAAAATCGTAAGATTAAAAGGAAAGAAAGTGAAGATCTCTCTTAAGAAGACAAAAATAGTTTAA
- a CDS encoding TetR/AcrR family transcriptional regulator, protein MGKRKPEPASLEGPFERIASTAVRLMYSQGYAGTSINQVIDESESHKASFYRYFQTKEDLGKEYLERQGKDFQAGWERLMERSETPQEFVHRWMALLKKQVKSGKYFGCPLARFMGSLDKPEPDLAERSSSVLESWTSCLENYFEKNKKVSALPANFDSRKKAELFLKLFQGNSQFYVMTHDPKYFNELEEEMLSELKSIIKA, encoded by the coding sequence ATGGGCAAACGAAAACCGGAACCTGCCTCCCTAGAAGGCCCCTTTGAGAGAATTGCATCCACTGCGGTGCGTTTAATGTATTCTCAAGGGTATGCTGGGACTTCTATCAATCAGGTGATTGATGAGTCGGAATCGCATAAGGCAAGTTTTTATAGATACTTCCAAACAAAAGAAGATCTGGGAAAAGAATACTTAGAACGCCAAGGTAAGGATTTTCAAGCGGGTTGGGAAAGACTTATGGAAAGATCCGAAACTCCCCAAGAATTTGTGCATAGATGGATGGCACTTTTGAAAAAGCAGGTTAAATCCGGAAAATATTTCGGATGCCCTCTCGCTAGATTTATGGGAAGTTTAGATAAACCAGAGCCGGATCTTGCGGAGAGAAGTTCTTCCGTATTGGAATCTTGGACTTCTTGTCTGGAGAATTATTTCGAGAAGAATAAGAAAGTTTCTGCACTTCCTGCAAACTTCGATTCCAGAAAAAAAGCTGAATTATTTCTGAAATTATTCCAAGGCAATTCACAATTTTATGTGATGACCCACGATCCTAAATATTTTAATGAATTAGAAGAGGAGATGCTTTCCGAATTGAAAAGTATCATAAAAGCTTAA
- a CDS encoding zinc-dependent alcohol dehydrogenase has translation MQQLLFSKRNRVEWEEVPDPKLSGPNQALVRPLAVARCDLDLPILRGQTLFRPPFPLGHEFVGEIIETSEELASIFPKGTRVAVPFQISCGHCANCETGLTKSCSTVPHTSAYGMGKGAKEFGGAISDLVLVPYAKEMLIPFSNKTDPSAIASISDNIVEAWKLVGIHLRQNKNRSVLVLGGFASSIGLYTAALAKHMGAAELVYVDTDKKRLEIAESYGVKVEQVTSFPKSFGKFDIVADANGTAEGWDCGLRSLGIEGEYGCASIFWTNNIPIPYLELYNNGATIRLGRVRSREWIPEILRLVEEEGFDPSKVTTRKASWSEAADAFLEEETKLILVR, from the coding sequence ATGCAACAATTGCTATTTTCTAAGAGAAATCGGGTAGAATGGGAAGAAGTCCCGGATCCTAAACTTTCAGGGCCGAACCAAGCATTGGTCCGCCCTCTGGCGGTTGCCAGATGCGATTTGGATCTTCCTATTTTAAGAGGACAAACATTATTCCGCCCTCCTTTTCCATTAGGCCATGAGTTCGTGGGAGAGATCATTGAAACAAGCGAAGAGTTAGCTTCAATCTTTCCTAAAGGAACTCGTGTCGCAGTTCCATTCCAGATTTCTTGCGGTCATTGTGCGAATTGTGAAACAGGCCTGACTAAGAGTTGTAGTACTGTTCCGCATACAAGCGCGTATGGAATGGGGAAGGGGGCGAAAGAATTCGGCGGAGCAATTTCCGATTTAGTTTTGGTTCCATATGCAAAGGAAATGTTAATTCCTTTTTCTAATAAGACTGATCCTAGTGCAATTGCAAGCATCAGTGATAATATTGTAGAAGCTTGGAAATTGGTAGGTATACATCTCCGACAAAACAAGAATAGATCAGTACTTGTTTTAGGAGGTTTTGCCTCTAGCATCGGATTATATACTGCTGCTCTTGCAAAACATATGGGTGCCGCCGAACTTGTTTATGTAGACACGGATAAAAAACGTTTGGAGATTGCAGAATCTTACGGAGTGAAAGTGGAGCAGGTCACTTCTTTTCCCAAAAGTTTTGGTAAGTTTGACATCGTAGCAGATGCAAACGGAACTGCAGAAGGTTGGGATTGCGGTCTTAGATCTCTCGGGATAGAAGGAGAATATGGATGTGCCTCTATTTTTTGGACTAATAATATTCCAATTCCTTATTTGGAATTATATAATAATGGAGCCACAATCCGCTTAGGAAGAGTAAGATCCAGAGAGTGGATCCCTGAAATTTTGAGATTAGTAGAAGAAGAAGGTTTCGATCCTTCTAAAGTCACCACACGCAAAGCGTCTTGGTCGGAGGCGGCGGATGCTTTTTTGGAAGAGGAGACTAAGTTGATACTTGTAAGATAA
- a CDS encoding DsbA family protein, whose product MEKIKEKLSLFSVSLEFKRPDTKHSILYVADPICAWCYGFSPVFEKIREKYSDKIEFTLVLGGLKYGPDAEEFTEDVTEKLKYLWKEVERISKRSFNYNILQNRNIKYDSEPGSRAVITAQRINPALSFAFLDKLLESFHAKGKDPSSFETYAEIASELSLPLDEFKELYYREETLLETRNDFNYGYILGVTGFPCLVFSDGLDRGILTKGYASFEEVDALLGDYFRSIGSF is encoded by the coding sequence TTGGAAAAGATAAAAGAAAAATTATCTCTGTTCTCTGTGAGCTTAGAATTCAAACGTCCGGATACCAAACATTCCATCTTATACGTGGCCGATCCAATCTGTGCCTGGTGTTATGGCTTTTCCCCTGTTTTTGAAAAGATTAGAGAAAAATATTCCGACAAGATAGAATTTACATTAGTACTTGGTGGATTAAAATACGGACCCGATGCGGAGGAATTCACTGAAGACGTCACTGAAAAACTAAAATACCTTTGGAAGGAAGTAGAAAGGATCTCCAAAAGAAGTTTTAACTATAATATACTCCAAAATCGAAATATCAAATACGACTCTGAGCCCGGTTCCAGAGCAGTAATCACAGCACAAAGGATCAATCCTGCTTTATCTTTTGCTTTTTTAGATAAGCTACTAGAAAGTTTTCATGCAAAGGGAAAAGATCCAAGCAGTTTCGAAACGTACGCAGAGATCGCTTCTGAACTTTCACTTCCTTTAGATGAATTTAAGGAATTATACTATAGAGAAGAAACTCTTTTAGAGACCAGAAACGATTTCAATTATGGATATATCTTAGGTGTAACTGGATTTCCTTGCCTGGTGTTTTCGGACGGTTTAGACAGAGGAATTTTAACCAAAGGATATGCTTCTTTTGAAGAAGTAGATGCACTTTTAGGGGATTATTTCAGATCAATAGGAAGTTTTTAA